In the Arachis stenosperma cultivar V10309 chromosome 8, arast.V10309.gnm1.PFL2, whole genome shotgun sequence genome, AACCCAGTTTTATCGGCAAAGGTTGATTTGCCTTTCAAGTTCTGCCTCTGGTTTGAACCAGAATCATTAGATGAGTTTGTAAAGCCTGAAGAAGAAGGGTGGTTATGTTCAACAGCTCCATCATCATCCCTATTAACCAAGATACTTGAATGTTTCGATTTGTCTTCTCTTGAACCACCCTTGTTCAGAACCCATTTTTCTTTTGCAGTAACATTCTCAGGGTGCAAAAGAGTATCGTGTGCATCAATTTCTTGGATGATTGATTCTCCTTCTCTTGATACAAGTGCCCCTATACAGGGATCAAACTTCAACCCTCCTTCCAGTCCTTCGACAGTGTCGAGCACGGTCTGTATTTTCTTTAACGATCGGTTCACTTTCTTGATCTTGCGGGATGGCCATCTCGAAATCCCTTGTTTCCTGCATATCCTTTTCAGAGTTGTCGggcaaactgctcaaggaagAAATGTTTTTTGGTTAAGAACAAATAAGAATTACATTTCAGAAAGCATTTTCTTCTTGGACAAAGAAATGCATTATTTGTTTGAGATAGACCAGCCGTAAAAAtggtaaaaaattaaattgtcaTTAACAAGCTTGTTAATGAACTATACATCACTTCAATTTGGTCATTGAGTAATCAGCACTAATCAAACaattttattatagaaaattCGACTGGAttaatttcattattatttCTCTGGTAATAGTGAGTACTGGTAGCAAATCAACAAGCATGAAATTCACAATGGCTTTGACAACCTAAACGTATACAGTTCAACAAATATACAGAAATTAGCACAAATAATGTTGGAATCTAACCACCAATGCTCCTAGCAGCATCCTTCAGAGTACCGGAGAAGTGTTGCTGAAGAACACTCAAACTAACTTTCTTCTCAGCTGGTCTCTTTGTCTCAACCATCCTTCTTGATCCATTTCTTTCCTGCAAGACAAATTCCAACATTTGTTAAAGGACAATAACTTACAAAGCTGTTCCATAAATTATACATCAAAGATTTTTGCTCCAATGTTCTGTACCATGattaaaaatcacttgattcaattctagcaaATGCTTGCTCGAAATTTCaccattattataataatgaatttttaattgcCTACTATGAAGGTGTGGACATACTAGATCATAACTTCAGcaggaataaataaataaccaTCAAAGCATTGCATTCGTTGGTCTTGAAAAACAGATTAGAGGTAAGAAAGTTCTTCTTTTCATAATGATTAATAATATGAAAAGCTCGACTATGAAGATGTATTAGTTGGAATATATAGATAATCTTACGAACTTTGAAAATGCTGATCACATGCCTCAGGTAGTCAATCATTTTTGGACTGAAGTTTTTCAGACTTACTGGTTACAAAGGAATTGCTATAACAAATATCAAGCTAGTGAAAATGCATTAGGATCAAATGACATAATTTACATACCTGGTTATGAGAAGACTCAATTCCATTGTTTCCTTGGTTAGATGCCTTGATGGACATCTTACGGACTGAATCATGGTTACTGTTTGTTAATGGTATTTGGGAGTTTCTCCTGGACATAGGAAAAATTCTAGGgacatttttgtttttaaattctACATGTGAGCCTTTCATTCTTGATAATTCCTCATCTGAAACTGTTCTTAAATTCCTACAAACTTTCTGCATGGTACCTGAGAGGTTGTCTAAGAGAAGTTGCTGTTCTGAGCTCCCTTTCATGTTTACAGGCAAAAAGAATTCCAGTATGTAATCATCATCATTAGTATAAGTACTCCTCAGCCTAATTGCAACTGCAGCATTCAGATTGTACTTGCGCGCATGATGAACAAGTGGATATTCACTAATATTATAGGCCTTCACATCAGGACAAAAGAAAGGATGATTTGATTGATGAGCTCTCCCAGCTATACCTTTCCCTTCCTGAAGATGGTGTTCAATGCAAGCATGAACAAATCCTTCCATTGCTTTATCAGTTACATAGCATGCTGATTCTTCAACGCATAGTATGTTCTTTTCACGAGGACTCGAATGACCCTCTTTAATGTGTATCTTTGTATCTTTACCTTCTGCGTCTTCAGCGACACAACAAGGAATCCATGTCAGTGCTATTGGCAATCTATGCGCATGACAAACGGATCGTAAGACATCAACTATGGCCGTCAAAGCAGCACGTTTGCTGTTTGAAAGAcactgaagaaaaataaataatattgtaAGAAATTATGAAACAAGATAAAAAGACATACCCCCcaccccccaaaaaaaaaaaacaaaaaagaaaatgcatttTCATGTTAGTTTAGGTATTCATGCTCCTATGTTTCATTTGCATATTATAGaaaaaaactaatgaaaaaaatTCAAGTAAATACCTGAGGAAGAAGTCGAGGAGGCATATTAGCCGTTAGATCTACATTCTGCAGAAGTCATGATAATGCATTTATCATTACTTAATTCAATTGTAATATAATGTGCAAATTTATAACAcaatttttagagagagagagagagagagagagagagagagagagagagagagagagagagagagagagaatgtatttttcaaatttttgaatgaTTCCTAAAATGTGATCACGGGAAACACAGTCAAAAAACATCATCCATTGACATTCCTCTGCCTCCATAGAGTTCCTTTGCACTTTGAGAACAACATAGAATATTGAAAGTTCTGTATGATAACATCAGGTCCCTATTGGTGAATTGTGAAAACAATAAGTCTTAAATAGTGTAACACTTGACAGCCAAACAAACTCTCAAACATAACTGCTCAAAATTCAGACATGAATAAAACCTTTGTTAGACTCAACATAAGTAGCAAGACAGGTAAAGTGAAGCACTGAAGTTGAGCAGTAAATAGCAAAGGAAAAAACCTACCTGTAGTGCATGACAAACAATATCCATTTCCTTCTCAAAATCAGGCTTTTCATTTGTAGTGACAAGTTCCAGTACAGCACAACATGGCAGTTCAGAGTGCAGATCAGATATGGGTAAACCAATTGATCCACGAACCTCATGATTAATCGCATCATCCATCCTCAAGTACTCATTCTTATTGTAATAACCAATGTTGGAAGTCCACTCAGGAGTTTTGGACATAAACACACGACCAGGAAGTCCTGGGAGAGAACCCGGTTTTCCTTCAGTAGAAAATGTGTATGTTCTTGACACTTCACGATATCCGGCAAGAATTTGGTCTAGTAAATAAGGCTGTTCACTTGTGGTCAAGAAGAATTGATCACCATCCTTTATAGGAACCCAAACCTGTGCCAATATTCCACCACCAGCTGATTCCTTAAAGACGGACAAGGCTTTCAACATTCTCTCATCAAGTGACAAACTAGCTGGCTTGGACATGATATAACTGCCAATGGCATCAAGGTGTTGAGAAGAGCCATTAATTTTTTGCATAGAACTTAAACTATGTGTATCATCTGTGCCATCAAAAAAACCAAGTAAGGTGTCCATTTGTTGAAACGCAATTTTCTCCCCATAACCAGGGGAGCCTTGTTTAGTGTTGAAATATCCATTCATTTCTGTCCTGAAGAATTGGCTACTATTGTTTTCCTCTAGATTGAACCCAGGGGTAGACGGATATGATGATGGAAGGCCATTATTGAAAACCTGATCAGTTATCGATGGGCTATTGTACAAGCCGGCATAAGGATCAAAATTCATGAGCCCGGAGAAGCTACAAGCCATATCATCTGAAATTGAATTGCTCATATCACCATCTAATGATGTTGTTCCCTCCAATTGAACTCTACAAGATCCCCAATACGAGGCTCCACTTCTCTTGGGAGAATAAGGGTATGGTTCCATACTGACGTTGGATATCAAAATTGAAATTTGGCCAACGTTAAGAGTCCCAAATTTGCACAAAAAACATTGCTCCACTATTCAACAGCACTCTTGAAACCTGAAAGTTAGCATACACAATTCAGCATCAGCAAACAATTGACGCTTAAGCATAATCCaagaaataaattttcttgAATAGGTAATTATCATAAGGGCATGATAAAAATCAAAGTTAAGCACGAAAAAATGGAGGAAACCAAAGTAATCTCAACTCCCCAGACCCAAGCAATCAGGCGAAAACGAATGCCTACAAAAAACTCTGGTGATGTTAAACTTGACCCTCTCAAGAAGAAACTTCAATCAAAGTTTTTCCTGGAAGCAAATTAGAATGCTTGTTTGAAGATATAAAATTTGATAACTACACTGCCTTTTATAGCGGGTCTGAAGTCCTCTGTACATTAAATATTAGTCATCTTTCTAGCTCATTCTAAACCACCttcaacataaaaataaataataaaaacaataataatatatcaTCAAAGTCCTCTCTTCTGAATCTAGAGACTAGAAAGTACCAGGATAATAACAGCCTAAAACCTGCATGTTTCCAAATTAAGCATCAAGGCTGTGCATAAAATATCCCCAAAGAGAGATTCaataaacatataaactaaaagaagaaaagatactCCAAACATTTTACTTAAACCATAAGCCAATTCCAAAAAAAGCTGAAACATAATCACAGAAAATAAGGGAACAAGGGTTCCCAAGAACCTGAAAGGATGGGGATTTGAGCTCAGAAGTAAACTTAACCACGTAACTGAATGGCACAGCGGTGGAATTGGGAAGCTTGACATCAATGACCAGCAAATAGTGGGGTCCCAAATCCTAATTGCAGGGAACAGTTCACAAAAACAAATACGCatataaaatgaataaaaaataaaaaagaaacaacAAAATCAGAGAAACCATAAATTGTAATTGAGGGGGTCCAATTACATACCAAGAGAAGTGGCTTTGATTGGAATAGTCAATGAAATAGTATGGCCAAGAAATCGCCGACCTCAAAATCCTCGAAAATGACGTCATGTTTTTGTCCATAAAAGTCAGCAGAGGACATGGTTTAGCTCTCAAGTGAAGTTGAACTTTTATCAAATAGTTGGCAGGGTGAATAAAAAAGGTAGGTAATAACTGGTAAGTGTTTCGGTTGCTTCTATAAAAGGAAAGACTAAAcagttaaaagttaaaacttaAAGTTCTCTTACGATGGAAACTAtcacacaattttttttaactataaaTAGCACGACGGTGTTTTCAACTACGTACGGTGTTCTATCCTAAGCCACCTATATCATTATGAAATGAAATCACTTTCATTCGGCATTTGCCATTTtcatttataaatattaaaaggCTTTGGGAATGAAAGTACCAGGGTGCCCATACTCTCCTAGAATTTTCCAATACTATAACGATACATGTGACATGTTCCATAAATGATCAGAAAGAATCAATAGAAAACTCAATTTTcatcaattaaataaaaaaatatctattctCGGGTATAAATAAGTTGTTGGTGAATCTTATGTTTAAAGaagatatatgtatatatagtaataatttaaatttgtaatGGGTGACGCAAAAGAAATATTGATTGAGACGTGAACACGTAGAGAAAGAGAACCTTTGAACCAAAGGCAAGTTGGACTTGGAATCTTGGATTAGATTCCGTTTTATATTAACATTTTTAGAATTTTCGAGTTTTTAATTTGGTAAGGTGGAGTTAAATTTATATAAAGTTAATAATtcgttaaataaaaatttaacaaataaattaaattatttaactattCTTAACTATTAATTTCATTAAAGTTGTCTGTGCTTAAATTTTTAAGAACTAATTTCTAATTTCTATGCCAACGACCCTAAACAACGTTGGCATTTGGCAATAAGAGGTGATCGTTATGACTTGATGGCTTGACTTCATTAAGAGTTATAAGTCCATGAGGATATACTATCAGGCCCATAATTTCTAAGAACTTTACTTGTGGGCCCTACTAAAAGGCTTATGGGCCCAACAATCCAGACCCAAAAAGATTAACTCAGCAAACAAAGTATTAAGACccaaaaatatttattcatTCATCTTATGATTTATGCGTTAAATGACActataatatttttcaaaaatgctataaccacaaaaaaaaaaattagtaatgaATAAGTcactatatattttatataaatatatatttaattcattttttaatatatattttatatttcagtatgtatatttatataagTGGTTGATTTggtaattgaattttaattaatgtatatataatataattgaatatttttaacaatttttgGCAGAATAACATGACTTATGAATAAATAGTGATGTTTATTATCCTGTAGTGATTTATATAATTTGGTTAAGGGTTCATCTACTGTACAGATGCATGTTTGTACAGATTTATAGATTTTGATTTAAAAGCGTAtcactaaaagtgttgcttaaagagaaagtgttacccttaatcgttaacttggctctgataccaatttttaaaagtaaaacgactttaaaaatttttcgaatAATTTGCCAATTCATAATCAAAAGTATTGACCATAATTCtgatttttatagtttttcaatcttgttttagtttataatattcttttttgcatgaattattgtatataaaatcttttatctgtttgtctttttttttaatatatttttttaaatcctcaaaaacttcttttatttctacactttctgttgtttctaaatatctttttaatttttcaacttcattctccatttttttttaatagctttaattcttttaagtcataatatggttttccaggcatttataaatattttaagtttaactccaacttgtttatattt is a window encoding:
- the LOC130944143 gene encoding protein NLP2-like, whose product is MEPYPYSPKRSGASYWGSCRVQLEGTTSLDGDMSNSISDDMACSFSGLMNFDPYAGLYNSPSITDQVFNNGLPSSYPSTPGFNLEENNSSQFFRTEMNGYFNTKQGSPGYGEKIAFQQMDTLLGFFDGTDDTHSLSSMQKINGSSQHLDAIGSYIMSKPASLSLDERMLKALSVFKESAGGGILAQVWVPIKDGDQFFLTTSEQPYLLDQILAGYREVSRTYTFSTEGKPGSLPGLPGRVFMSKTPEWTSNIGYYNKNEYLRMDDAINHEVRGSIGLPISDLHSELPCCAVLELVTTNEKPDFEKEMDIVCHALQNVDLTANMPPRLLPQCLSNSKRAALTAIVDVLRSVCHAHRLPIALTWIPCCVAEDAEGKDTKIHIKEGHSSPREKNILCVEESACYVTDKAMEGFVHACIEHHLQEGKGIAGRAHQSNHPFFCPDVKAYNISEYPLVHHARKYNLNAAVAIRLRSTYTNDDDYILEFFLPVNMKGSSEQQLLLDNLSGTMQKVCRNLRTVSDEELSRMKGSHVEFKNKNVPRIFPMSRRNSQIPLTNSNHDSVRKMSIKASNQGNNGIESSHNQERNGSRRMVETKRPAEKKVSLSVLQQHFSGTLKDAARSIGVCPTTLKRICRKQGISRWPSRKIKKVNRSLKKIQTVLDTVEGLEGGLKFDPCIGALVSREGESIIQEIDAHDTLLHPENVTAKEKWVLNKGGSREDKSKHSSILVNRDDDGAVEHNHPSSSGFTNSSNDSGSNQRQNLKGKSTFADKTGLKLQAKATYGEDTVRFKFDPSWGCLKLYEEVATRFKLQNGSFQLKYLDNEQELVRLLDDSDLQECIEILDEVGKSCVRFVVRDIPCNLSSSSCSSCYLGCDS